The nucleotide sequence CGATGGTTGGACACTGTGATCGCACTCAAGAGGACCAGGAGTCAGATCACGGCCCGGCCATCATGCTTGATGGTTCCTTACTGCACTAGCGACCTCGCTGGTGAACAGACGTGGGACTCGACATGACGCGATGGTTGGACACTGTGATCGCACTCAAGAGGACTAGGAGTCAGATCACGGCCCGGCCATCATGCTTGATGGTTCCTCACTACACTAGCGACAGATGCGAGTGAAGCGAGTGAGAGATGCTCGCACCTCGCGGAGGGCGGCGGCTTCTGGGCGGCCGGGGGCTGGGCAGGCGCGCCCGAACACACGCCAGAGCTGCGCGACAAGGTGGCCGACAGCTCCTCCTTGTTCTTGCGCCGGATGTAGCGGTAGTTGTCGCGCGTGTGACGGTGCAGGCGGTACACGGTGGCGCCGAACAGCGCCGCGTTGGCCACCAGCAGGGCGACGACGGGCAGCGTGAAGAACAGCGCCTGGCCGCGCCGGCTGCCGAACCAGCAGACGCCGCGCGCCCCGGCGAGGTTCGGCGCGAGGGCTCCCCCCGGGTCGGCGAGGTCGGCGGCCAAGGTGGCGGCGCACACCGCGGCGGGGACCCCCCAGGCGACGCATGCGTACTTGCGGTGCGCGCGCGCCGAGTTGACGTGCGCCAGCGACGAGCTGAAGGTGCGCCAGATGTCGGCGCTCATGACGGCCATCCAGCAGAAGGCGGCCAGGAAGAGGTACTGCAAGGCGATGGCGATGGCGGCGCAGAGTGCGCGCGGGACTGCCACGGCGGGGCGCACCCCTAGCAGCAGCAGAAGCTGCGCCAGGAGCAGCGCCCAGGACAGCGCGACGAGGTTCTTGCCCGGCAGGTTGCACAGCTTGGGCAGTAGGCAGTAGGTGGCGATGTGCAGAGCCAGGCACACGGCGGACACCGTCAGGCACACGACGGTGATGTACACCTGGGCCGCGCTCAGGTAGAACACAAGCTCCTCGTGGACCTGAAGTAGGGGGAGCATCGCGGTTCTGGACCACTTTCTTTTcttttactactactactactactacacttGTAAATATACAAACTAACCTGAGGTGATTAAGAAAATGCCACTCCCTTagcctttaattttatttttacttcccAACTACAttaacaaaaactttaaaaaagtttaaaaatgttaacatttttaatttacctatgaatatttTACTTATTATCTTATCTTGTTAACCAACCAGAAGCATGTACTGTACTAAGGTTTTGTAGGGCATTGAGCCCTTATAAGTGGAGTTTATGAGATGAAACTCGAGTGGTAGATACTTCAACAGACCTGCTCCACTAGAGACCGGCAGACGGCGATGGATCCGTTGGGCAGCCGCTGGAACTGGCCCTCCTGGAACTCGTGGTCGCCGAAGACGTCGAAGAGGGAGGAGTTGAGGGCGATCCCCCCGCCGGGGAGGTCGCGGTACTCGTGGCGCACCAGGGTGATCCTCACGCAGGCGCCAGGGGAGTCGTCCCCGCCGCCGCCGTCGTCACCGTCGCCGTCACCGTACTCCTCAGGGTCGCACCGGTCGCCGTCGCAGGAGGCGTCCAGCGCGAGGCAGCGGCCATGAAGGAAGTCCCAGAGCCCGCGCGGCGGCTCGCAGTCCCACGACGGGTCGGGCCGCGACGACCGCTCCCAGCCCACGTCCATCACGAAGCTCAGCGAGGGCCCCCCAGGAACGTTGGACCGCGTCGTGAACATGTCCCCGCACTTGGCCCGCACGCCGTGGCACAGCGCGCAGTGCGGGTTCTTGTATTTCTGCGAGCGCACGGGCACAGTGGCACACACTGGCCTGCTTCACCGGGAGGGCGATCCAACTGGATAAATTGTGGCTCAAAGGCTTATGTCCCATTCCAGTAAACTATttcacatttacgttccatgtgGTTTAACTTGCTGACTTTTTGAGTAGCTGAACATTTACGAAATGAATATACATAtatcgcatacgttttgcatactTGGCtgccaaagttgcatttttaacatttttgtgcagtatggacaaggagaatgaaatggaatataaaactggaactttgtATGTTTCAATTCATTTATAtgggtttaatttctttcagaaaaaaaatatatatattgaattttACTTAGCCTTTCAAAATCCTCAGAATTTGTATGGTTTTAAAAGGcttgactaaataaaaaaattgtttaaccatACCGTGCTGTAGCCACCGGCATTGCTCTCAAATCCAAAAATTTTCAGTTAGgtatttattcaatttggttctccttatccatactgcacaaaactgataaaaattcaaatttgccagctaataatgaaaaaaaaatcatatgctctatataatttttttttattttgttaaagttTGGCCCTTCAAAAAGTCTAAAATATAACTGTCTTaaaggaaatataaaataaaataagggcCTGAAACTGGACATACTCCCATAAGTCTCAGTATCATGCACCGAGTTGGTTATATCATGTTTTGTGATTATGCTATTAGTTAAACATTACCATTGTAAATTCATGCCAAAAGCTCTCCTAAATTCTTTGCtaggttacaattttttttaagatatctcataaactttattttttagataaaattttttatgcaaataattatttttatgaatatttttgtggCATTTTACTGGCTTAGATAGTAATTgtctaaatataaattttaaaaaatttgagacaaaacataaaatgtaagAGTGATGATTTTACAAGAAAAGCCTTTATATAAtagcaatgacaagaaaattaaaccaGCCTAAACATCTCGTCGACATCATAGTCGATGGAGATGAAGATGGGTGAGGAGATGCTAATGGAGCATTGGTGGAATTAATGAGTGGAGTAAATGTGAGTACCCAGAGTAGATCCACTAACAGACACTACCATTCGTCACTTTTCCAATGCTAAGGTTTGTCTTTAGTTTCACCTGACTCTGAGCTATGGTTTGTCTTTAGTTTCATCTGACTCATTGCTATGGTTTGTCTTAAGTTTCACCTGACTCTGTGCCATGGTTTGTCTTTAGTTTCACCTGACTCTGTGCCATAGTTTGTCTTTAGTTTCACCTGACTCATTGCTATGGTTTGTCTTAAGTTTCACCTGACTCTGAGCTATGGTTTGTCTTTAGTTTCACCTGACTCTGTGCTATGGTTTGTCTTTAGTTTCACCTGACTGTCTCATGGTTTGTCTTTAGATTCACCTGACTCTGTGCTATGGGTTGTCTTTAGTTTCACCTGACTCTGTGCTATGGTTTGTCTTTAGTTTCACCCGACTCATTGCTAATGTTTGTCTTTAGTTTCACCTGACTCTGTGCTACGGGTTGTCTTTAGGTTCACCTGAGTCTTGGTCTCGTCCATGGAGAAGAGCGCGTAGGATCGGCACTTCTCGGCGAGCGAAGGGTCCGCGTCGGCAGGGCATCCTTCCACCATGCCGCCAGGGCAGGACCGGAGCCACCCCACGTCACTGGGCCCTGTGCTGTTCAAGGTCGGCTCAAGACGGCACATCGAGCCATTGGCGAACACCCATGTCAGGTTGCCGGGCACATATGTGGCCTGCTCCATCAGCTGTGGGCACCAGGTTAACCACGTTTCAAATCCAGGCCCCAGGGCTTTGACTCTGAAAGATCTAAAGACttccacagtcctctgcataaCTTGATACGTTCATAACATGCTAACAATAGCTAGGATAAATTCTTGATTGGGTCATCTGTGATTTAGTCCTCTTTTGTTGGTGGCAGGTTGTTTATTGTTGATAAatacacaatattttaaaatgggcATGTGGTTGCAGAGTAAAGTCCAAAATTCTAATAATAATGCGAGTTCTATTAATTAGACTGTAGTTCGTTGGGCATACATCTTTAGCAATAAGTATTGTGTACAACTTCAATGAAAAGCTAATATGTTTCTGGATAAAAAATCTAATTGCTTTACGAAAGATGTGAGTATGCTTAAAATTATTAATCTCAGCTATGCACTTAATGACTCTacgaaaatttaaacattttcagcCATTGGCTCATTTTAGATGCCCTAACATTTTGTGATGTATGTTATTAGAAGGATAGCCTTCAAAAACCAGTAAGCTGTCATTAGCTGGCATTTATGAGTAGAATTTGCTTTGTTGTTCAATTCGACCACGTGTATATTGTaccgtaaaaattaattattttgcattGTAAGATTTCATCTGAGTGTTTTACAGTAACAAAAGGCTAATTATACTGCATAAAGCAAATTATAGCAATTTTAAGTCCAGCTTGCTAGTCAAATTTTGAGTCTTTTATTTACtagtataacattttttatttgcaGTTGTAACTCAAAGGCTCAGGAGAATCCTGACTTCGGTTTACCATGGTTTCCAGAAACTCTCAAGACAGATAACAACCAACTCCTACTCATATATTCTCCTATATTCTGGGTTTGTGTTGTTCTGGATCTCCTTTTGTACCACACTGCAAACAAGATATAAAACTgatttaaacacaacaaaaaatttaaaaaactaactttactaATAAAATTCTATCCTTGGAGATAACAAATAATATTACATACGTTGCAAGCTTTACTGACCTTGGTGACAGTCGTGCACTTTTGCAGCATGCAACAGTAACCATTTACCACAGCATAGTCGAGGGGAACTTTACTTATGTGCCGAAGCAACAGCTTCGTGGTATGTTAGTCAGTTGCAGAATAACAACGAATGGCTGTTTCCCAAGccaagaattttatatatatatatatatatatatatatatatatatatatatatatatatacagggccaagccagggggggggggttaggcattataacccctcccccttagccaccattatttttcttatctgaaagcaggttagctaaaagcctgggtgtcttactgctatcaccggccacacagcactggaggggaagagtaagcgagccctaccgattcttcttcccttcccctaccactgtcacgagcagaagctataaggttgtgacgccgtgacgggtcccaagctttcaaatagcttacacctattgtatttaaccagcgcggtaattataagcaggtggtgactgggtaactcttcaagctaaagctaattgtttccaggaataggccagttctgccgcaacccaaccatttttattcctttttttttttgtattgtcgagcttcgagcatgatgtatgattttgagtggacgtggacaaggcacttggattgattaaaatatctttaattaatttcttacttcatcactcaaacaatttttttattaaaaaattaatatttttaccattacaatatttaaagttaagtaccgaaaactgctcaaatagcactattttacaccttaaaatcataatttttatgggggaggacccccggaccccccactttaacaGGGGGGGAACATGCTTCTTAGCctccccccccatacacaaatcctagctacgatactgtatatatatatatatatatatatataaataaataaatatagtcaATGCACATACGCACCGACACAGTTTTGCGCAGGAGGAGGGGGCTTTCACTACCCCAAAAACCAAATGAAGCTCAGGAAGAAGCATGGAAGAAAGCCAATTATTtggtattactaaaaaaaaacaaggccATTCAATGTATTTCAGTCACTGTCTTATACAGTACTACTACAGCAATAAGTGCTGTGACAAACAGGAAGGTATTAATGTTAAGCTGTTTGTCTTATTGGTTCCTTGCTTTTCTCAGATGCCTGACATGCTGTGTTTGTTGACTTCAAATCCGTCAAATTTCGTAGGTGTTATAATGTAAATACATTATTAGGATAAGCTTTCCTTGATGTATCATCTCAGTGTTAGTGTACATCAGTTTCTGTTTAAACTTTTAAGAATGCATTTGTAAGTTAAATTTTTCCCTCTCCGAACTTGAGACACGTTGAGGACTCTGAAGTGAATAATAGAATGGTTTTCAAAACGCTGACCAGATGCCAACATCACGCACCTCGTGGACGTCCAAATCTGGGTCGCTGCAGGCGAGCTTGGGTCTGTAGGACCTCAGCTGGGACTCGTTGTGGCAGGCGGCACAGTATATGTTCTGGTACCAGATCCCCGAGA is from Bacillus rossius redtenbacheri isolate Brsri chromosome 15, Brsri_v3, whole genome shotgun sequence and encodes:
- the LOC134539529 gene encoding uncharacterized protein LOC134539529; translated protein: MWMLAALLVVLATETLSEQESEEWLLALRNESNQLLYCGKKSYCSRTVYDDVEFDARCHCEPECAAFRDCCVDRAVRDDAAARDDVVRGIPVDRWGCGLFAHNLVKVKPLGIPQYVSMVMRCPSGHRLSGLCHRRSDDPGGYSYLLDVAVLGDLSGIWYQNIYCAACHNESQLRSYRPKLACSDPDLDVHELMEQATYVPGNLTWVFANGSMCRLEPTLNSTGPSDVGWLRSCPGGMVEGCPADADPSLAEKCRSYALFSMDETKTQKYKNPHCALCHGVRAKCGDMFTTRSNVPGGPSLSFVMDVGWERSSRPDPSWDCEPPRGLWDFLHGRCLALDASCDGDRCDPEEYGDGDGDDGGGGDDSPGACVRITLVRHEYRDLPGGGIALNSSLFDVFGDHEFQEGQFQRLPNGSIAVCRSLVEQVHEELVFYLSAAQVYITVVCLTVSAVCLALHIATYCLLPKLCNLPGKNLVALSWALLLAQLLLLLGVRPAVAVPRALCAAIAIALQYLFLAAFCWMAVMSADIWRTFSSSLAHVNSARAHRKYACVAWGVPAAVCAATLAADLADPGGALAPNLAGARGVCWFGSRRGQALFFTLPVVALLVANAALFGATVYRLHRHTRDNYRYIRRKNKEELSATLSRSSGVCSGAPAQPPAAQKPPPSARGVAGSRDEARLYLYLKLFVVMGMTWTFGFLATLADAPALMYPFMVLNGMQGAFIFLMFDLKRSIGRMLWERLCGGRRAAPAFLDSRGGGGGGGGGGGGGRGSGGGGGVNNNSSSSGHQKKTSATSSSLLSSGASRPPSAAMVDPRVSASPCPDEEATAGLAGSRTSAVALLSPHRRRQPPEEGVSGVRGPESWLRRLSQSEVT